The window CCTCGTGGATAGGAAGAACCGCCGGTACCTCGTCACCCTGGCACCCGGCGCCCAGTTCCACACCCACACCGGTTTCGTCCCCCACGAGGACCTCATCGGCCAGCCGGAGGGCGTCGTCGTCCGCTCGACCACCGGAGCGTGGTACCAGGCGGTGCGCCCGACCCTGGCCGACTTCGTGCTCAAGATGCCCCGCGGCGCCCAGGTCATCTATCCCAAGGACCTCGGGCCGATCCTGCTGCTGGCCGACATCTTTCCGGGCGCGCGGGTCCTGGAGTCGGGTCTGGGCTCGGGGGCCCTGTCGATGACGCTCCTGCGCGCCGGCGCCGTCGTCACGGGCTACGAGCTTCGCGCTGACTTCGCGGCCAAGGCCTTGGCCAACGTGGGGTCGTTCCTCGGCGCCGAGGCGCTGAGCCGTTACCAGGTCGAGGAGCGCGACGTCTACGAGGGCATCGACGGCGGCGGCTACGACCGGGTGGTCCTCGACCTGCCCGAGCCGTGGCGGGTGGTCAAGCACGCAGAGGCGGCTCTGTCGCCGGGCGGCATCCTGGTCGCCTACACGCCGAGCATCCTCCAGGCCTCGCAGGTGCGCGAGGCGCTGGACGTGAGCGGATTCGCCTTCGCCGAGACGCAGGAGGTCCTCGTGCGCACGTGGCACGTGGAGGGCCAGTCCGTGCGCCCCGACCACCGGATGGTCGCTCACACCGCGTTCCTCACGTCGGCCCGGCTGGTGGGAACTCGGTAGCCTCGCCGCCACCGTGAACCTGCTCGACCTCGTCATCGTCGTGGCGGCGGCGGCAGCAGCGGCCGGGGGATGGCGGCTCGGCTTCCTCGCCAGAGTCGTGTCGTGGGTGGGCCTGGCGCTCGGCCTCGTGCTCGCCGCCCGGTTCCTCCCCGCCATCGTGCGGACGTTCG of the Acidimicrobiales bacterium genome contains:
- a CDS encoding tRNA (adenine-N1)-methyltransferase, with amino-acid sequence MRGPLAAGERALLVDRKNRRYLVTLAPGAQFHTHTGFVPHEDLIGQPEGVVVRSTTGAWYQAVRPTLADFVLKMPRGAQVIYPKDLGPILLLADIFPGARVLESGLGSGALSMTLLRAGAVVTGYELRADFAAKALANVGSFLGAEALSRYQVEERDVYEGIDGGGYDRVVLDLPEPWRVVKHAEAALSPGGILVAYTPSILQASQVREALDVSGFAFAETQEVLVRTWHVEGQSVRPDHRMVAHTAFLTSARLVGTR